One segment of Rhodothermus bifroesti DNA contains the following:
- a CDS encoding galactokinase, producing MEPFTWNGGESPVVRAYREAMTRWQHEVPPTPEAHQQQSRTLLAHLAPEQTDQAVVGFAHGAAGLLAAHTHYFNGFALLFSIPQGVAVAACPAPGPESRLLFHQEQTLWTLRVDQPIPPDWPLHVVLIFSLLRQLTPQKQPLDIAVYSSAPAFSQELYLSTLSIALLRCLQAAEPMLSVQPRHLASMVSSCLGAPFSVAYLLGAAAPAAQPGMFLLIDTETLELLTLEGPAPEVLRWLMVDAGCTLLPPPAFHLQQQELAQRVVEILRRRGFRELTSLRELAHRDLPRAQALLPHRLRPVVRYLVTENQRVQRMVVAIRNQDWQMLGTLLLMSHAALRHDWQASCAEADLIVSVAESMSLEGIFGASMNGYGHGVLVAGRPFQLPLFLERMQQSCETHFGRCPATLLF from the coding sequence ATGGAACCGTTTACGTGGAACGGTGGGGAGAGTCCTGTTGTGCGGGCCTATCGAGAAGCGATGACGCGTTGGCAGCATGAAGTGCCACCAACGCCCGAAGCGCACCAGCAACAAAGCCGCACATTGCTAGCCCATCTGGCACCCGAGCAGACCGATCAGGCTGTCGTAGGGTTTGCCCATGGGGCTGCAGGACTTTTAGCTGCCCACACGCACTACTTCAACGGTTTTGCACTGCTTTTCTCTATCCCTCAAGGCGTTGCCGTAGCTGCATGCCCTGCCCCGGGTCCCGAAAGTCGCCTCCTTTTCCATCAAGAACAAACCCTATGGACGCTCAGGGTCGACCAGCCCATCCCACCCGACTGGCCGCTTCACGTGGTGTTGATCTTTTCCCTCCTGCGTCAACTGACCCCGCAGAAGCAGCCCCTGGACATTGCGGTCTACAGCAGCGCACCAGCGTTCAGCCAAGAGCTTTATTTAAGCACACTGAGCATAGCATTGCTGCGTTGCTTGCAGGCAGCGGAGCCTATGCTTAGCGTCCAGCCGCGGCATTTAGCCTCGATGGTGTCTTCCTGCTTAGGCGCTCCGTTTAGCGTAGCTTATCTCTTGGGTGCTGCCGCACCTGCAGCCCAGCCAGGAATGTTTCTCTTGATCGATACTGAGACGCTTGAACTGCTCACCCTAGAGGGCCCAGCTCCTGAGGTCCTTCGGTGGCTCATGGTGGATGCAGGATGCACCTTGCTGCCTCCCCCAGCCTTCCATCTTCAACAACAAGAACTAGCCCAGCGCGTGGTTGAAATCCTGCGACGCCGCGGCTTCCGGGAGCTCACTTCCTTGCGAGAATTGGCCCACCGCGACCTGCCCCGGGCCCAAGCACTCTTACCTCATCGCCTTCGTCCTGTAGTACGCTATTTGGTCACTGAAAACCAGCGGGTGCAACGCATGGTGGTTGCTATTCGGAACCAAGACTGGCAAATGCTAGGCACGCTGCTGCTCATGTCGCATGCCGCTTTACGGCACGACTGGCAAGCTTCATGCGCTGAAGCCGATCTAATTGTTTCCGTGGCCGAATCTATGAGCCTGGAAGGTATCTTTGGGGCTTCAATGAACGGCTACGGTCATGGTGTGCTGGTGGCCGGCCGTCCTTTTCAGTTACCCCTCTTTCTTGAACGCATGCAGCAAAGCTGCGAAACCCATTTCGGACGCTGCCCGGCAACCCTACTGTTCTAA